A single genomic interval of Helianthus annuus cultivar XRQ/B chromosome 6, HanXRQr2.0-SUNRISE, whole genome shotgun sequence harbors:
- the LOC110865972 gene encoding tRNA pseudouridine synthase A: METQNPNPVSPSSSSPLPPPSLPPPPHEEPDSKRLKMSTTTSGDPNTTTTERKPRYKRRKVAILFAYCGVGYQGMQKNPGAKTIEGDLEEALYFSGAVLENERGCPNRYDFARSARTDKGVSAVGQVVSGKFYVDPPGFVERLNSNLPAQFRVFGFKRVTASFSAKKFCDRRRYVYLLPVFALDGKAHCDGVKCLECLENGWRVYGAGFEGDVQSGISSNTLCAVSDSGCLDNGNGCKDGLNSESLIGEVQLVDNSSDLSKTGSDVEIQPDILSNTLSAVSDSDGKVENLASLDNGNGCKDALNPESAENPSDLGKKCDDYSGSDAANGGIVKENVFSYDDEKRQRFNKILKQYEGTHNFHNFTTRTKAADPSANRYIISFSANTTVTVDGMEFVKCEVVGQSFMLHQIRKMIGVAVAVMRNFAPESLIETALQQDVNINVPTAPEVGLYLDECFFSSYNQKWRDTHEEVSMKAYAEEAEEFKLKHIYSHIASTERKEGSVAVWLHSLDHRRYPDLRPDEKSEANEVAIPQTE, from the exons ATGGAGACCCAAAACCCTAACCCTGTATCACCATCTTCTTCTTCACCACTTCCGCCACCGTCGCTGCCGCCGCCGCCGCACGAAGAACCTGACTCAAAAAGACTCAAAATGTCAACCACCACTTCCGGCGaccccaacaccaccaccactgaaAGAAAACCCCGATACAAACGCCGAAAAGTCGCAATCCTCTTCGCATACTGCGGCGTAGGCTACCAAGGCATGCAAAAGAACCCAGGAGCCAAAACAATCGAAGGAGACCTCGAAGAAGCCCTCTACTTCTCCGGCGCCGTTCTCGAAAACGAACGCGGCTGCCCGAATCGTTACGACTTTGCCCGATCTGCCCGAACTGATAAGGGCGTTAGCGCCGTTGGTCAAGTGGTTTCCGGCAAGTTCTACGTCGATCCACCCGGGTTTGTGGAGCGTTTAAACAGTAATTTACCGGCCCAGTTCCGGGTTTTCGGGTTTAAGCGTGTTACTGCATCGTTTAGTGCGAAAAAGTTTTGTGATCGGAGAAGGTATGTGTATTTGTTACCGGTTTTTGCGCTTGATGGTAAGGCTCATTGTGATGGTGTGAAGTGTTTGGAGTGTTTGGAGAATGGATGGAGAGTGTATGGTGCGGgttttgaaggtgatgttcagTCGGGAATTTCGTCGAACACATTGTGTGCGGTATCCGACTCAGGTTGTTTAGATAATGGGAATGGTTGTAAAGACGGTTTGAACTCTGAATCTCTGATTGGTGAAGTTCAGTTAGTGGATAATTCATCTGATTTAAGCAAAACTGGGTCTGACGTTGAAATTCAGCCAGACATTTTGTCGAACACCTTGAGTGCGGTATCAGATTCTGATGGTAAGGTAGAAAATTTAGCATCTTTAGATAATGGGAATGGTTGTAAAGACGCTTTGAATCCTGAATCAGCGGAAAATCCATCTGATTTAGGAAAAAAGTGTGATGATTATTCCGGTTCGGATGCTGCAAATGGCGGGATTGTGAAGGAGAATGTGTTTTCTTATGATGATGAGAAGCGGCAGAGGTTTAATAAGATTTTGAAACAGTATGAAGGGACTCATAATTTTCATAATTTTACTACGAGAACAAAGGCGGCTGACCCGTCTGCTAACCGCTACATTATCTCGTTTAGTGCTAACACGACTGTTACAGTTGATGGGATGGAGTTTGTGAAATGTGAAGTTGTTGGGCAGAGCTTTATGCTTCACCAGATACGGAAGATGATCGGTGTAGCTGTTGCGGTTATGAGGAATTTTGCTCCAGAGTCGCTGATTGAAACTGCTCTACAACA GGATGTTAATATCAATGTGCCTACAGCTCCTGAAGTTGGGCTATATTTGGACGAGTGTTTTTTCTCATCATATAACCAGAAATGGAGAGACACCCATGAAGAGGTGTCGATGAAAGCTTATGCAGAAGAAGCCGAAGAATTCAAACTGAAACATATCTATTCGCACATTGCATCAAC
- the LOC110865971 gene encoding mechanosensitive ion channel protein 6 — MRPSPSSPPPHSGDRSNDVVKLTNGNVAVTSSTTTTTKQAELITPYTQNPNPNPNPNSIWRDSSYDFTNDGEKFDFGTSDTTSPQQSPALSRIPESPNNYGVLTPKEVRVSFHEEVVEPPPLRQRSIASGRTSGSGGGGGGSGEEVVVCSANGSFKRKSSLMRTKTKSRLMDPPEPEQRSGKTPRAGGSELDEDDPFLDDDLPDEYKQLRYSKWTILQLLSLILIIAALICTLTIPFLEHKILYDLVLWKWGVMILVLICGRLVSGWGIRFIVVLIERNFVLRKRILYFVYGLRKAVQNCVWLTLVLIAWQCIFNDKVERATKGSQVLPYVTRVWVCLLVATVIWLLKTLFVKVLASSFHVSTFFDRIQESLFNQYVIESLSGPPLIEIQHEREEEDRVMAEVEKLQKAGATLPADLKANIFKKSGRFIGTPKTNTPKTGKSGKFSETTTPKKVDEGITIDHLHRLNQKNISAWNMKRLMNIVRTGVLSTLDEQLDDGETAGEITNEKQAKVAAKKIFHNVAKQGSKRIYLEDLMRFLREDEALKAIRLFDAESETKGISKGTLKNWVVNAFRERRALALSLNDTKTAVNKLHQMLNVVVGVLIIMIWLLILKVATTKNFIFLSSQLLLVVFVFGNTCKTTFEAIVFLFVMHPYDVGDRCEIDGVQMIVEEMNILTTVFLRYDNQKIIYPNSVLATKPIANYYRSPDMGDAIDFCIHVSTPVEKVALMKERITSYIENKSDHWYPAPLIVVRDVEDMNRLKISIWLSHRMNFQDMGERWQRRALLVEEMIKIFRELDIEYRMLPVDINVRNMPTLTSNRLPSNWLACTN, encoded by the exons ATGCGTCCGTCACCGTCGTCACCGCCGCCGCACTCCGGCGACCGCTCAAACGACGTCGTAAAGCTAACAAACGGCAATGTTGCTGTTACTAGttctactactactactactaaaCAAGCAGAGTTAATTACACCGTACACtcaaaaccctaaccctaaccctaatcCTAACAGTATATGGAGAGATTCAAGCTACGATTTCACCAACGACGGTGAGAAGTTCGACTTCGGAACCTCCGATACGACGTCGCCGCAGCAGTCGCCGGCGTTGTCGAGAATCCCGGAGAGTCCAAACAACTACGGTGTTCTTACACCGAAGGAAGTTAGGGTTTCGTTTCACGAAGAGGTTGTTGAGCCGCCGCCGCTCCGGCAGCGCTCCATCGCCAGTGGTCGCACCTCCGGCagcggcggtggtggcggtggcagtGGAGAAGAGGTAGTGGTTTGCTCGGCGAATGGTTCGTTTAAGCGGAAATCGAGTTTGATGCGAACAAAGACGAAATCGAGGCTGATGGATCCGCCTGAACCGGAGCAGAGGTCTGGTAAGACGCCGAGAGCTGGCGGTAGCGAATTGGATGAAGATGATCCGTTTCTGGATGATGATTTACCGGATGAGTATAAACAATTAAGGTATAGCAAATGGACTATACTTCAATTGCTTAGTTTAATATTGATTATTGCTGCTTTGATATGCACACTCACTATTCCATTTTTGGAGCATAAGATTTTGTATGATCTTGTATTGTGGAAATGGGGGGTGATGATACTGGTTTTGATATGTGGGAGATTGGTTTCCGGGTGGGGGATAAGGTTTATAGTGGTCTTGATAGAGCGAAATTTCGTACTCCGGAAACGCATTTTGTATTTCGTTTACGGGCTGCGAAAGGCTGTTCAGAATTGCGTTTGGTTAACGTTGGTTTTGATCGCGTGGCAATGCATATTCAATGATAAAGTCGAACGAGCGACAAAGGGGTCGCAGGTTTTGCCTTATGTGACCAGGGTTTGGGTTTGTTTGTTAGTCGCTACGGTTATTTGGCTGTTGAAAACGTTGTTCGTGAAGGTGCTTGCATCTTCCTTCCACGTGAGCACGTTTTTTGACCGGATCCAAGAATCTTTGTTCAACCAGTACGTTATCGAGTCACTTTCCGGTCCGCCGTTGATTGAGATTCAACACGAGCGGGAAGAAGAAGATAGAGTGATGGCAGAAGTTGAAAAGCTTCAGAAAGCCGGGGCCACTTTGCCAGCCGATCTTAAGGCAAATATATTCAAGAAAAGCGGGAGGTTTATCGGAACTCCGAAAACTAACACTCCTAAAACGGGTAAAAGCGGTAAATTTTCCGAAACTACTACGCCTAAAAAGGTTGATGAGGGGATTACTATTGATCACTTGCATAGGCTAAATCAGAAGAATATATCGGCTTGGAATATGAAACGGTTGATGAATATTGTGCGTACGGGTGTGTTATCTACTTTAGACGAACAATTGGATGATGGTGAGACTGCAGGTGAAATCACAAATGAAAAGCAGGCTAAGGTTGCAGCCAAGAAAATATTCCACAATGTTGCTAAACAAGGCTCCAA GCGCATATATTTAGAGGACTTGATGCGTTTTCTGCGAGAGGATGAAGCTTTGAAGGCGATACGACTCTTTGATGCAGAAAGTGAAACGAAAGGAATCAGTAAAGGAACTCTCAAAAATTGGGTG GTTAATGCATTCCGAGAACGAAGAGCCCTTGCGTTGTCTCTCAATGACACAAAGACAGCTGTAAACAAACTCCATCAAATGTTGAACGTAGTTGTCGGAGTTTTAATAATCATGATCTGGCTCCTTATACTTAAAGTGGCAACTACAAAAAACTTTATTTTCCTAAGCTCACAGCTACTTTTGGTAGTGTTCGTGTTTGGTAACACATGCAAGACAACATTTGAGGCCATTGTTTTCTTGTTTGTAATGCACCCATATGACGTGGGTGATCGTTGTGAAATCGACGGTGTTCAG ATGATAGTTGAGGAGATGAATATATTAACAACGGTTTTCTTGAGGTACGACAACCAAAAAATTATATACCCGAACAGTGTCTTGGCCACGAAACCAATTGCCAATTATTATCGTAGCCCGGATATGGGAGATGCCATTGATTTCTGTATACATGTATCAACTCCTGTTGAAAAGGTTGCTCTAATGAAGGAAAGGATAACAAG CTACATTGAGAACAAGAGTGATCATTGGTACCCTGCACCACTGATTGTGGTGAGGGATGTTGAAGACATGAACCGGTTAAAGATATCAATATGGCTCTCCCACCGTATGAACTTCCAAGACATGGGTGAAAGATGGCAACGTAGAGCGCTTTTAGTCGAAGAAATGATTAAAATATTTAGAGAGCTAGATATTGAATACCGCATGCTCCCGGTTGACATCAATGTTCGTAACATGCCTACGTTGACCTCGAATCGACTCCCCTCAAATTGGTTAGCTTGCACAAATTGA